From a region of the Rouxiella sp. S1S-2 genome:
- the hflC gene encoding protease modulator HflC: MRKSIILVVVVVLVALYASLFVVQEGQRGIVLRFGKVLRDGDNKPLVYAPGLHFKVPFVESVKSLDARVQTMDNQADRFVTKEKKDLIVDSYLKWRISDFSRYYLATGGGDVSQAEVLLKRKFSDRLRSEIGRLDVKDIVTDSRGRLTLDVRDALNKGTDDDDAAAAATTEADDAIASVAKRVEQETNGKVPAVNPNSMAALGIEVVDVRIKQINLPAEVSDAIFQRMRAEREAVARRHRSQGQEEAEKLRATADYEVTRTLAEAERQSRITRGEGDAQAAKLFADAFSADPDFYGFIRSLQAYRESFSSGNDVMVMSPNDDFFRYMKSPAKTIKP, encoded by the coding sequence ATGCGTAAGTCAATAATACTTGTCGTTGTTGTGGTGCTGGTGGCGCTCTATGCTTCACTGTTTGTGGTTCAGGAAGGCCAGCGTGGCATTGTGCTGCGTTTCGGTAAAGTTCTGCGCGATGGCGACAATAAGCCGCTGGTGTATGCGCCGGGCCTGCATTTTAAAGTGCCTTTCGTTGAATCAGTGAAATCACTGGATGCACGCGTTCAGACCATGGACAACCAGGCTGACCGCTTCGTCACCAAAGAGAAGAAAGACCTGATCGTAGACTCCTACCTGAAATGGCGCATCAGCGACTTCAGCCGTTATTACCTGGCAACGGGCGGTGGCGATGTGTCGCAGGCAGAAGTTCTGCTGAAACGTAAATTCAGTGACCGTCTGCGTTCCGAAATTGGTCGTCTGGACGTAAAAGATATCGTTACCGATTCACGCGGCCGTTTGACTCTGGACGTGCGTGATGCCCTGAATAAAGGCACCGATGACGATGACGCCGCTGCTGCCGCTACCACCGAAGCCGATGATGCTATCGCCTCCGTTGCCAAGCGCGTAGAGCAGGAAACCAACGGCAAAGTGCCTGCGGTGAACCCTAACAGCATGGCAGCACTCGGTATTGAAGTGGTTGATGTGCGTATCAAGCAAATCAACCTGCCGGCCGAAGTTTCTGACGCTATCTTCCAACGTATGCGTGCAGAGCGTGAAGCTGTAGCGCGTCGTCACCGTTCACAGGGTCAGGAAGAAGCCGAGAAGCTGCGCGCTACCGCCGATTACGAAGTCACCCGTACTCTGGCAGAAGCAGAGCGTCAGTCGCGTATTACTCGCGGTGAAGGCGATGCTCAGGCCGCTAAACTGTTTGCCGATGCATTCAGCGCCGATCCGGACTTCTATGGCTTTATCCGTAGCCTGCAGGCTTATAGAGAGAGCTTCAGCAGCGGTAATGACGTGATGGTCATGAGTCCAAATGATGATTTC